A single window of Streptococcus cristatus ATCC 51100 DNA harbors:
- a CDS encoding tRNA (cytidine(34)-2'-O)-methyltransferase, with translation MSQQNHIVLFEPQIPQNTGNIARTCAATNSPLHIIKPMGFPIDDRKMKRAGLDYWDKLDISFYEGLDDFMKQMDGQLYLISKFAEKVYSEENFAAEGSHYFMFGREDKGLPEEFMRQHPEKALRIPMNDQHVRSLNVSNTVCMIVYEALRQQNFAGLDLVHEYEADKLK, from the coding sequence ATGTCTCAGCAAAATCATATTGTCCTTTTTGAACCACAAATTCCACAGAATACAGGCAATATCGCTCGTACTTGCGCAGCGACCAATTCTCCCCTCCATATCATCAAGCCCATGGGCTTTCCCATTGACGACCGTAAGATGAAGCGAGCAGGGCTGGACTATTGGGATAAGCTGGATATTAGCTTCTATGAGGGTCTAGATGACTTTATGAAGCAGATGGACGGACAACTCTATCTGATATCCAAGTTTGCCGAGAAGGTCTACTCGGAAGAGAATTTTGCTGCAGAAGGGTCGCATTATTTTATGTTTGGCCGCGAGGACAAAGGCTTGCCTGAGGAATTTATGCGTCAGCATCCAGAAAAGGCCTTGCGCATTCCTATGAATGACCAGCATGTCCGCAGCTTAAATGTCTCTAATACGGTCTGCATGATTGTCTACGAAGCCCTACGGCAACAGAACTTTGCAGGACTAGACTTGGTACATGAGTACGAAGCGGATAAGTTGAAATAA